One genomic segment of Sanyastnella coralliicola includes these proteins:
- a CDS encoding ABC transporter ATP-binding protein, which produces MIRINNLSKSFGTEQVLKEIDVTFGPGEVHGIVGKNGAGKTTLFRCLCGLESYEGEVTPAPKQLKQHLGYLQTEPYTLPLITGREYIQLLCSSRRLPQVDIEGKNLFNLPLDKYVTAYSTGMRKKLALNAILLQENEVFILDEPFNGLDLESNIMVTELIQELKKAGKTIILSSHIFSTLTGVCDEIHFLEDGSFSGHYKQDQFAELEEEMRQKVVGQSIKGLIK; this is translated from the coding sequence ATGATCCGAATCAATAACCTATCAAAGTCATTTGGAACAGAACAGGTGCTCAAAGAAATTGACGTAACCTTTGGTCCTGGTGAGGTGCATGGAATCGTCGGTAAAAACGGTGCGGGTAAGACCACTCTTTTCCGCTGCCTTTGTGGGCTGGAGAGTTATGAAGGCGAGGTCACACCTGCGCCAAAACAGCTCAAACAACATCTAGGCTATTTGCAAACGGAGCCCTACACTTTGCCTTTAATAACCGGAAGAGAATACATCCAGCTACTCTGCAGTTCGAGACGACTACCACAGGTTGATATCGAAGGGAAAAACCTATTCAACTTACCATTAGATAAGTATGTCACGGCCTACTCCACTGGAATGCGAAAGAAGCTCGCCCTAAATGCCATTTTACTTCAAGAGAACGAGGTCTTCATCTTAGACGAGCCCTTCAATGGATTGGATTTGGAGAGCAATATCATGGTGACCGAGTTGATTCAAGAACTGAAGAAAGCAGGTAAGACCATTATATTATCGTCGCACATCTTCTCCACCTTGACGGGGGTTTGCGATGAGATTCACTTCCTCGAGGATGGGTCTTTTAGCGGGCACTACAAACAAGATCAGTTCGCGGAACTGGAGGAAGAGATGCGCCAAAAGGTGGTGGGCCAAAGCATCAAAGGACTCATCAAGTAA
- a CDS encoding T9SS type A sorting domain-containing protein → MGSEVPWINQSQDPFKVVQTSYDFLTEYLDPDGYVEYSEIPEVNGGTHLYFKDEDKVFIRTTEVFGFGELEAGMDTYIISDDLRLTYNPEFEIQPTQLIISASTGGPTIIFGFNPDGTVASSTPGIAFNEDGSLEIDISNTAFPDMMNSLSDPSESLFIEEQFTIVGSDNGEQAETETILGLMSVSCAEDAANDYNQEIESNVFVEGAEPRLDIDLEFLAVGNTENTSLDGIPLDGTPFDVRFKLRNWSTVTEDNPLSGEVDLGWVVLPIDLEAVIDLDEFSGIDSFNEWLDEYVSLQFQYDYESITYYSSPLNIEDPDFCQIYRTDLGHTGECPDLDLLTEDQYWRVAFDFSKLVDSEQFNIEALYPEIPEEHIEAASQQLALINWYDDTTFNTFRQQQRFSILFSGMEFDHEDFHLKDKYGQDIAGFQTITNENLFEISGVPRAFGLFEIQQPVENVDGLEGFQNVKVVYHNSRNMTDRIDDTGLLTPHFRNYHPETLDTDCPEFIYGGDLPDTPQRYEYFTEFVRDSNGDFAFRNPRPAISPFANPPGIFFPGQNIDVTFVANQNSIGGGAEEEVILNPWDFESGPQVESLFSSDCDEYRVRIALPLAIAHKAIITVTNTTDFASGTESEIVQIVNGQWTAPPSEGDPILPHDPSFADIHFLNSNADASVYILDEGAKGDLQNSNGTVFCADDCVFYIDFKLLGDHLSWNDIQRSIKINILWNSDFACPGLCSSDCIVLPGTVNESAEILVYNKIPLSESGDVCSSNVNEDLILRMARMNQEFFYLCGPPCEADPICIPNSIADADCDATFEYNTVPGNSFRFQRSSFGFNTTDFVGDWGESGDFNGDGEAGLSEAPALSYNDNFGYPEAAFDVFPEATLSDIDPNSLTHFIPGDEIMIRGRGVYSTSANAADVTGLENPRLVYVVQLPVDIDLLDLPEVLTDCSDKPIKLEFRENAGDATPAFEYHATRFFKSNCPYMEGIDEDVDGDGFIDAGGNFECNDDPFIAGECNDWNDLNFNGVYDDDEDINNNGVLDGPEIWTTLIFIFDDFYADDLLVTNGDEWHTTFNGFVFMNPYFEMDPNEEPYIWTAIKGSFALMDNSFDVTSSNENMDTCPVLYTCDNATSAGNFHTLEREISFELASEDGVFDNCTRPFAISIDYSSPTYSDFHDLFADEFRPIFKIESVGLTSQTGSVQRLNFDHHYRGNGHDNADVGLWFHIDGENDPWVESGINFFQKFYTTEISLDGTAMTILPNALSIPRLGHEGNATRTIYGTAEVITNSGINSHQQIGELAVLGHGPQMMSCNAIEAIIQFDYLLDDDWLNYLSMNSCNGPSSEVLVLETLTSDLHNSRVGFTSSDDGTPDVLSQSGVLVGPEINYHDLTGSGTFTMDAFITVKNTDLINVHDVEIVGYDGENIDVDYEPQTPLMVEQNGIYTTYYFHMDYIECENFLPYVNCQNQKLFEEGDRTWRFHFFYNLEECPSGEESTESLIEFYYGQACQVHDADGGITGFTRCQTCGSEAADCPDCNCTPVVNEDLDACTESSDGLIINDPVFPTVSDDAAAIITLTETSSLIGELSNVTQRYSTAFDGFVGEVRPFWPDQFLNATFSTPSSMCNESISIELTNDAGSENMAADAHLHSLLVEVPESWVIAEVTVEGLEESTTFGYTSVINGDGVLQIDFSHLIPCEFCDLPTSCEGDCEACDACVVDHLVIPDTSADSPVTVTIEFALDLDAATVVNTAIPSVEIVANTICNQGITVGVSGEFESVTLNEIGLDVQSQLNYGCSDENVQLCISLNIDENSTESLTIEELVVPDYYDNFSTPSSTDELSFSVFENDLVISLDAELIENLNANGNADICFDIPSPVEIEDLMIQVDVTYSGENCVVTTTTESNSVPYEFLAYEDISIISLGECPALISLPALPEGLYYESDMPLDDPSSETGEILLGPVDDLNVTVTDGNCIYQVLNLIDLQNPCCEINGSTTFTNCVGTVMVDYFTTCDPANLEFIVSTADESNIVNGTSSFAVTGDNSLSVDFDADGSGPYSVTVILSCPGGPECTYETVVNDPAECEPVVLTGDPICDQVEDFLPDPSESMEGNKILDIGGGTYAVFGAANEANDNLDVYSFFRDFDNSTFYSEIGGDVNSPSLDSEVWVDVDVCDNAIYAVGNRRYIDPDYGEISSVIVARFNGLVDGFIGPDLIREIKVEPGSIDEATSIEVMPGGCRVYIAGNTRQGSDADIFVTRLSSNLGSTATRTYDSGYTDKCYDIEMVDYTDTDPTDPSGVGLVLSGSIAGRGLVLSISPMSFAVVNSRMLLTGSSELRTIDVHDDGRIFIGGWARIATVTEDLVLLQLPEEFADPYGSYNAGILSLMTWNNGTDLNADEQINDIEIQGNDIFFVGQSSENTRTGILGLVQLTEGVEFNHNSVNSAQWMAKPDDMTHLKSVALLESPVDGSNEIIVAGDLWFNGDNNTIFVSRSSVDGTGCCYVPFPYEVKGERSRLASPTFTVTAPTPINSGFEPLWNQQYGEHDLCTIGFKSLEDQTSLLILPNPNQGKFELQVEGNSPMRQVSISDATGKLVDLRQFNELDEITVESFNYQHLEAGIYILRVELVNGEILTARAVVNR, encoded by the coding sequence GTGGGGTCAGAAGTTCCATGGATAAACCAATCACAGGATCCGTTCAAGGTTGTCCAAACTTCTTATGACTTCCTGACTGAATATCTAGATCCAGATGGATATGTAGAGTACTCCGAAATACCAGAGGTAAATGGAGGTACGCATCTATATTTCAAGGATGAAGACAAAGTGTTCATTAGAACAACGGAGGTTTTTGGATTCGGAGAGCTTGAAGCTGGAATGGACACTTATATTATTTCAGATGATCTGCGACTGACCTATAACCCAGAGTTTGAGATTCAACCAACTCAATTGATCATTTCTGCTAGCACCGGGGGACCAACAATCATATTTGGATTTAATCCAGATGGTACTGTGGCATCTTCCACGCCTGGTATTGCATTTAATGAGGATGGTTCTCTGGAAATTGACATATCGAATACGGCATTCCCTGACATGATGAATTCACTTTCTGACCCAAGTGAGTCGCTTTTTATTGAAGAACAATTCACTATCGTCGGCTCTGATAATGGAGAGCAGGCTGAAACGGAAACTATTCTAGGACTAATGAGCGTGAGCTGTGCTGAAGATGCTGCCAATGATTATAATCAAGAAATCGAATCCAATGTATTTGTTGAGGGAGCTGAACCTAGATTGGATATCGATTTGGAATTTCTTGCAGTTGGTAACACGGAAAACACCTCTTTGGATGGAATTCCGCTAGATGGGACGCCGTTCGACGTTCGCTTTAAACTACGCAATTGGTCTACTGTAACAGAAGACAATCCGTTAAGTGGAGAAGTAGATTTGGGATGGGTTGTTTTGCCTATTGACCTTGAAGCCGTAATAGACCTTGACGAGTTCTCAGGTATTGACTCATTTAACGAATGGTTAGATGAGTATGTATCGCTTCAATTCCAATATGATTATGAGTCGATCACTTATTATTCTTCACCATTAAACATTGAGGACCCTGACTTTTGTCAGATATATCGAACTGATTTAGGACATACTGGTGAGTGCCCAGACCTTGATTTGTTGACTGAAGACCAGTATTGGCGAGTAGCTTTTGATTTTAGCAAACTTGTTGACTCTGAACAATTTAATATTGAGGCGTTATATCCCGAAATACCTGAAGAACATATTGAAGCAGCTTCTCAACAGCTAGCATTGATCAATTGGTATGACGACACAACGTTCAACACTTTTCGCCAACAACAAAGGTTTTCGATTCTATTTTCTGGAATGGAATTCGATCATGAAGACTTTCACCTGAAAGATAAATACGGCCAAGATATTGCTGGTTTTCAAACCATAACTAATGAAAATTTGTTCGAAATTAGTGGAGTGCCGAGGGCGTTCGGTTTATTTGAAATTCAACAGCCTGTAGAAAATGTAGATGGGTTAGAAGGATTTCAAAACGTCAAAGTCGTTTATCATAATTCGAGAAATATGACGGATCGAATTGACGACACAGGGCTACTGACTCCTCACTTTCGAAATTACCATCCAGAGACTTTAGATACAGATTGCCCAGAATTCATTTATGGGGGTGATTTACCGGATACTCCGCAACGATATGAGTACTTCACTGAATTTGTAAGAGACAGTAACGGAGATTTTGCGTTTCGTAACCCACGACCCGCTATATCCCCCTTTGCTAATCCTCCGGGAATTTTCTTTCCGGGTCAAAATATTGATGTCACCTTCGTAGCAAACCAGAACTCTATAGGTGGAGGAGCGGAAGAAGAAGTAATATTAAATCCCTGGGACTTCGAGTCTGGACCACAAGTCGAAAGTCTTTTCAGTTCTGATTGCGATGAGTATAGAGTTCGGATTGCATTGCCTCTTGCGATAGCACACAAAGCTATCATTACAGTCACTAATACTACAGACTTTGCCTCTGGAACCGAATCTGAAATTGTTCAAATTGTTAATGGTCAGTGGACAGCTCCTCCATCAGAAGGTGATCCTATTCTTCCACACGACCCTAGTTTCGCGGATATCCACTTTTTGAATTCAAATGCGGACGCAAGTGTTTACATTTTGGATGAAGGAGCAAAAGGCGATTTGCAGAATTCTAATGGCACAGTGTTTTGCGCCGATGATTGCGTTTTTTACATAGACTTCAAGCTGCTTGGAGATCATTTAAGTTGGAACGACATTCAAAGGAGCATCAAAATCAATATTCTTTGGAATAGTGATTTCGCATGTCCTGGTTTGTGTTCTTCTGATTGTATTGTGCTGCCCGGAACAGTAAATGAGTCAGCTGAAATTTTGGTCTATAACAAGATCCCGTTATCTGAGTCTGGAGATGTTTGTTCATCTAACGTGAATGAAGACTTGATCTTAAGGATGGCCAGAATGAATCAAGAATTCTTTTATCTCTGCGGTCCTCCTTGTGAAGCAGACCCTATTTGTATTCCGAACAGTATTGCTGATGCGGATTGTGATGCCACCTTCGAATACAACACAGTTCCTGGTAACTCATTTCGTTTTCAACGAAGTTCTTTCGGTTTCAACACAACCGACTTCGTGGGTGATTGGGGAGAATCTGGCGATTTTAATGGAGATGGAGAAGCAGGTCTCTCAGAAGCACCAGCGCTTAGTTACAACGATAATTTTGGCTATCCAGAAGCAGCTTTTGATGTTTTCCCAGAAGCAACTCTCTCCGATATTGATCCTAATTCCCTCACTCACTTTATCCCTGGTGACGAAATTATGATTCGAGGAAGGGGGGTATACTCCACAAGTGCTAATGCCGCAGACGTTACTGGCCTCGAAAATCCAAGATTGGTATATGTAGTTCAATTGCCAGTAGACATCGATCTATTGGATTTGCCGGAGGTTCTCACCGATTGCAGCGATAAACCAATAAAACTTGAATTTCGCGAAAATGCAGGTGATGCGACTCCTGCATTTGAATATCACGCAACCAGGTTCTTTAAGAGTAATTGCCCGTATATGGAAGGAATTGATGAGGATGTCGATGGTGATGGCTTCATTGATGCGGGAGGTAACTTCGAATGCAACGATGATCCGTTTATTGCAGGAGAATGTAACGACTGGAATGATCTAAACTTTAATGGGGTCTATGATGACGACGAAGACATCAATAACAACGGAGTACTCGACGGCCCTGAGATTTGGACGACCCTCATCTTTATTTTCGATGATTTCTATGCAGATGATTTGCTTGTTACGAATGGAGATGAATGGCACACGACCTTCAATGGTTTTGTATTTATGAATCCATATTTCGAAATGGATCCAAATGAAGAGCCATACATATGGACCGCTATTAAGGGGAGCTTCGCTTTGATGGATAATTCGTTCGATGTTACAAGTTCAAATGAAAATATGGACACATGCCCTGTGCTCTATACTTGTGATAACGCCACATCAGCGGGTAATTTCCATACTCTAGAAAGAGAAATATCATTCGAATTAGCATCTGAGGATGGAGTGTTTGACAATTGTACGAGGCCATTCGCAATTTCTATCGATTACTCCTCACCAACTTATAGTGATTTCCATGATTTGTTCGCAGATGAGTTTCGACCGATTTTCAAGATTGAAAGTGTAGGGCTGACCTCGCAAACCGGGAGTGTGCAAAGGCTGAATTTTGACCATCACTACCGAGGTAATGGCCATGATAATGCAGATGTGGGGCTTTGGTTTCACATAGATGGCGAGAATGACCCTTGGGTTGAAAGTGGGATTAATTTCTTTCAGAAATTCTACACCACAGAGATTTCTCTTGATGGGACTGCGATGACTATTTTACCGAATGCACTAAGTATCCCGAGACTAGGACACGAAGGAAACGCGACTAGGACGATATACGGAACGGCAGAGGTCATAACAAATTCTGGAATCAATTCTCATCAGCAAATCGGAGAATTAGCCGTACTTGGTCACGGGCCGCAGATGATGAGTTGTAATGCAATTGAGGCTATAATTCAATTTGACTATTTGCTTGATGATGACTGGCTGAATTACTTATCAATGAACAGTTGTAATGGTCCTAGTTCAGAGGTGTTAGTTCTAGAGACTTTGACATCTGATTTGCATAATAGCAGGGTTGGATTCACATCTTCAGATGATGGAACTCCAGATGTGTTGTCTCAAAGTGGTGTTTTAGTAGGTCCTGAGATAAACTACCACGACTTGACAGGAAGCGGGACTTTCACAATGGATGCTTTTATTACTGTCAAGAACACCGATCTAATAAACGTACATGACGTTGAGATCGTCGGTTACGACGGTGAAAATATCGATGTTGACTATGAGCCGCAGACCCCTTTGATGGTGGAACAGAATGGAATTTACACGACCTATTATTTCCACATGGATTACATTGAATGTGAGAACTTTCTACCCTATGTAAATTGTCAGAATCAGAAGTTATTTGAAGAAGGAGATCGGACCTGGAGATTCCATTTTTTCTATAACCTCGAAGAATGTCCATCTGGAGAAGAATCAACGGAATCTCTAATTGAATTTTATTACGGACAAGCGTGCCAAGTTCATGATGCCGATGGTGGAATTACTGGTTTTACAAGGTGTCAAACATGTGGTTCTGAAGCGGCTGACTGCCCTGACTGTAATTGTACACCTGTTGTGAACGAAGATCTTGATGCTTGTACTGAATCTTCAGATGGATTAATTATCAACGATCCTGTTTTTCCGACAGTAAGCGACGATGCTGCCGCGATTATTACTTTAACAGAGACTAGTTCTTTGATTGGTGAATTGAGCAACGTAACTCAGCGATATAGTACCGCTTTCGACGGCTTCGTAGGCGAAGTACGACCTTTTTGGCCGGATCAATTTTTGAATGCGACCTTCTCAACACCATCTTCTATGTGTAATGAGAGCATTTCGATCGAGCTCACCAACGATGCTGGTTCTGAGAATATGGCCGCAGATGCACATCTACATTCGCTGCTGGTTGAGGTGCCAGAATCGTGGGTGATAGCAGAAGTTACTGTGGAAGGTTTAGAGGAATCTACAACCTTTGGGTACACTTCTGTTATCAATGGTGATGGTGTTTTACAGATTGATTTTAGTCACCTTATCCCATGCGAATTTTGTGATTTGCCTACATCATGTGAAGGAGATTGCGAAGCTTGTGACGCTTGTGTAGTTGATCATTTAGTCATTCCAGATACAAGTGCTGATTCTCCCGTGACTGTGACAATCGAATTTGCACTTGATTTGGACGCTGCGACAGTCGTAAACACTGCAATACCTTCAGTAGAAATTGTGGCAAATACGATATGTAATCAAGGTATAACTGTTGGGGTGTCAGGTGAATTTGAGAGTGTTACTCTTAATGAAATTGGACTGGATGTTCAGTCTCAGTTAAACTACGGTTGTAGCGATGAGAATGTTCAGTTATGTATATCACTCAATATTGATGAAAACTCTACAGAGAGTCTTACGATTGAAGAGCTTGTTGTTCCAGACTACTACGACAACTTTTCCACTCCATCATCTACAGATGAATTAAGCTTTAGCGTTTTTGAAAATGACCTAGTGATTTCTTTGGATGCTGAGTTAATCGAAAATCTGAACGCTAATGGGAACGCAGACATATGTTTCGACATACCATCTCCTGTGGAAATCGAAGACCTAATGATTCAAGTTGACGTGACATATAGTGGAGAAAACTGTGTTGTTACAACTACAACGGAATCAAATTCGGTTCCGTATGAGTTTTTGGCTTATGAAGACATCTCGATTATAAGTCTTGGTGAATGCCCTGCACTAATATCACTTCCAGCGCTACCTGAAGGTCTTTATTATGAAAGCGACATGCCTTTAGATGATCCTTCTAGTGAAACTGGTGAGATTCTTCTGGGCCCGGTTGATGATTTGAATGTGACCGTTACAGACGGGAACTGTATTTATCAGGTGCTTAATCTCATAGACCTTCAGAATCCATGCTGTGAAATAAACGGGTCAACAACCTTCACAAACTGCGTTGGCACAGTGATGGTTGATTACTTCACCACTTGTGATCCGGCCAATTTGGAATTTATTGTTTCGACAGCCGACGAATCGAATATTGTGAATGGCACTTCAAGTTTTGCTGTGACTGGAGACAATTCCTTAAGTGTCGATTTTGATGCCGATGGAAGTGGGCCTTATTCAGTTACGGTGATTTTGTCTTGTCCTGGTGGGCCGGAATGTACCTACGAAACAGTAGTCAATGACCCTGCTGAGTGTGAACCAGTTGTCTTGACAGGTGATCCAATTTGTGATCAGGTTGAAGACTTTTTACCTGATCCAAGCGAGAGCATGGAAGGGAATAAAATACTTGATATTGGCGGAGGTACGTATGCGGTTTTTGGTGCCGCGAATGAAGCAAACGACAACCTTGATGTTTATTCATTCTTCCGTGATTTTGACAATTCAACGTTCTATTCTGAAATAGGGGGTGATGTGAATTCACCTTCTCTAGATTCGGAGGTATGGGTCGACGTGGATGTTTGTGATAATGCAATTTATGCTGTTGGTAACCGCAGATATATAGACCCAGATTATGGTGAAATTTCATCAGTCATCGTAGCCAGGTTTAATGGTTTGGTGGACGGATTCATAGGCCCAGATTTGATTAGAGAAATAAAAGTCGAGCCAGGATCTATAGATGAAGCGACTTCAATAGAAGTTATGCCAGGAGGTTGTCGAGTGTACATCGCTGGTAATACTCGCCAAGGCTCGGATGCTGATATCTTCGTCACAAGGTTGAGCTCCAATTTAGGGTCGACCGCTACTAGAACCTACGATTCTGGGTACACGGATAAATGTTACGACATAGAAATGGTCGATTACACAGATACAGATCCAACCGATCCGTCTGGAGTTGGACTTGTGCTTTCCGGATCAATAGCCGGTAGAGGATTGGTATTGAGTATTTCTCCAATGAGTTTTGCGGTCGTAAACTCACGTATGTTGCTCACAGGTAGTTCTGAGCTTCGAACAATTGATGTTCACGACGATGGCAGAATATTTATTGGCGGTTGGGCGCGAATAGCGACCGTTACTGAAGATTTAGTGCTTCTCCAGCTCCCTGAAGAATTCGCTGATCCATACGGATCCTATAATGCCGGTATTTTGTCGCTAATGACATGGAACAACGGAACAGACCTCAATGCTGATGAGCAAATCAATGACATTGAGATTCAAGGAAATGACATTTTCTTCGTTGGCCAATCATCGGAGAACACTAGGACAGGAATTCTTGGCTTGGTGCAATTAACGGAGGGCGTCGAGTTCAATCATAACTCGGTCAACTCAGCACAATGGATGGCCAAACCAGATGATATGACGCATTTGAAATCTGTGGCACTTTTAGAGAGCCCTGTAGATGGGTCGAATGAAATAATCGTTGCTGGTGACCTTTGGTTTAATGGGGATAACAACACGATTTTTGTCTCAAGATCTAGCGTTGATGGAACAGGATGTTGTTATGTACCATTCCCGTATGAAGTCAAGGGCGAACGAAGTCGACTCGCTTCTCCAACATTCACGGTCACGGCTCCAACCCCGATTAATAGCGGTTTTGAGCCATTATGGAACCAGCAATACGGAGAACATGACCTTTGCACAATCGGCTTTAAGTCATTAGAAGATCAAACCTCCCTCCTCATCCTCCCGAACCCTAACCAAGGGAAGTTTGAACTGCAGGTAGAGGGTAACTCACCGATGCGTCAAGTAAGCATCTCTGATGCAACAGGGAAACTCGTTGACCTTCGACAGTTCAATGAACTCGACGAGATCACCGTTGAGTCTTTCAACTACCAACACCTTGAAGCAGGGATCTACATCCTGCGTGTGGAGTTGGTGAATGGAGAAATTCTCACCGCACGAGCTGTAGTTAATAGATAA
- a CDS encoding erythromycin esterase family protein, whose amino-acid sequence MTAKTTILILCLFPCVLTAQTPAPIIDLGPVEEAYNLDDFKQLDALFEGVEVVMLGEQSHGEGVVYQSKLKLIKYLHEQLGFDVLAFESSFYGCDRAWRDMQEGLDAETALCNSLHQVWPYSEEFKGVSAYLDEQMKAGTPLQIAGFDPQLSFRYGRSCLLTEFAEFYVLVDSAEVTSASWAHLKTNLEYLGDRDFRSFKKNDPASDIAYLDKIILRLRLVAHPASALWTQVAENLKVYFSDVGLGTDNRDEMMADNLLHFLRYNSGKKVICWGATSHFIFNSETVRMKNPTHGLMGGNYYKRHQMMGDYVKDELGPKAITIGFSAIEGRYGFFRKKDLKPPKQGSLEADFASAESDHFLIDLDSSFTKGRLSRPLGNLYIKTDVSQIMDLLIIHRVLTPSTLDRELYEEVKQRPVCEEGS is encoded by the coding sequence ATGACCGCTAAAACAACTATCCTTATTCTCTGCCTATTTCCGTGTGTACTCACGGCACAAACACCGGCTCCGATTATTGATTTAGGTCCGGTAGAAGAAGCCTACAATCTCGATGATTTCAAACAGCTAGATGCACTCTTTGAAGGTGTTGAAGTCGTGATGCTAGGAGAACAATCGCACGGTGAGGGGGTGGTGTATCAAAGCAAGCTCAAGTTGATCAAGTACCTGCATGAACAGTTGGGCTTTGATGTCCTTGCTTTCGAGAGTTCCTTTTATGGCTGTGACCGTGCCTGGCGTGACATGCAGGAAGGCTTAGATGCTGAAACCGCCTTATGCAATTCACTGCATCAAGTTTGGCCATACAGCGAAGAGTTCAAAGGCGTCAGTGCGTACCTCGATGAGCAGATGAAAGCAGGCACTCCACTCCAAATTGCTGGTTTCGACCCACAGCTTTCTTTCCGCTACGGACGGTCTTGTCTCCTAACAGAGTTTGCTGAGTTCTATGTCTTGGTTGATTCAGCCGAAGTGACTTCTGCCTCCTGGGCGCATTTGAAAACGAACTTAGAATACCTCGGAGATCGTGATTTCCGTTCCTTCAAAAAGAATGATCCAGCCAGTGACATCGCCTACCTCGACAAGATAATTCTCCGACTCCGATTAGTAGCTCATCCCGCGAGTGCATTATGGACTCAAGTGGCAGAAAACCTCAAAGTCTATTTCTCTGATGTGGGCTTAGGTACAGACAACCGCGATGAAATGATGGCTGATAACCTGCTCCACTTTCTTCGATACAACTCCGGAAAGAAGGTCATTTGCTGGGGAGCCACCAGTCATTTCATTTTTAATTCCGAGACCGTGCGCATGAAGAACCCCACCCACGGCTTGATGGGGGGCAACTACTACAAGCGCCATCAAATGATGGGAGACTATGTCAAGGATGAACTCGGTCCCAAAGCCATCACCATCGGCTTCAGCGCCATCGAAGGTCGTTATGGTTTCTTCCGCAAGAAAGATTTGAAGCCACCTAAACAAGGTTCTCTAGAAGCTGATTTCGCTAGCGCGGAAAGCGATCATTTCCTCATTGATCTAGACAGCTCCTTCACCAAAGGAAGGTTGTCTCGTCCGCTCGGCAACCTCTACATCAAAACAGACGTCAGCCAGATCATGGATTTGCTGATTATCCATCGCGTGTTGACGCCTTCTACGTTGGATAGGGAGTTGTATGAGGAGGTGAAGCAACGACCTGTTTGCGAGGAGGGTTCATAA
- a CDS encoding VOC family protein, translating to MKGTFHIALATNDLEAARKFYGGLLGCETGREAMTWVDYDFFGHQLTIQKVVVDTRKEEYITHPRTGMPLNHWGVILSNVDWLQMIDRLKEAEVKFTSEPHLFLEGEIGEQRVAMIKDPDGNVIEFKTFTNAGDVFRSE from the coding sequence ATGAAAGGAACTTTTCACATTGCGCTTGCGACAAATGATCTTGAAGCAGCGCGCAAGTTTTACGGTGGTTTGCTTGGTTGCGAAACAGGCCGTGAGGCAATGACATGGGTTGATTATGATTTTTTTGGGCATCAATTGACGATTCAAAAAGTAGTCGTTGATACGCGCAAAGAAGAGTATATCACCCACCCGAGAACAGGCATGCCTTTGAACCACTGGGGTGTCATTTTGTCGAATGTTGATTGGCTTCAAATGATTGATCGTTTGAAAGAAGCAGAGGTTAAATTTACTAGTGAACCTCATTTGTTTCTAGAAGGGGAGATTGGTGAACAACGCGTGGCCATGATCAAAGATCCTGATGGAAACGTGATTGAATTCAAAACCTTCACCAACGCTGGAGACGTTTTCAGATCTGAATAA